Below is a window of Zygotorulaspora mrakii chromosome 3, complete sequence DNA.
AATGGAGTGCAGAAATCCACGGGGATTGTTCTGAATGGTATCGTAATAATATTTTACTAAAGAccagaattttttctcGTCCTTGTAGTTTACCTTAAACGATGAAATTAAGTATGAATAGTGCTGTGCACCTATGCTGCAACTGTACCTCATCTCATTTCTTATATCAGCATTATCGGGCAATAACGtcctcaaattttttatcaatgcAATGTCGAATCCAAATTCTCTGAATCTCTTCTTGAGAAAAGTTCCATGCTTTTGGAGTGCTACCACAAAGCATGTTTGCAGGAAAGGTGTCAAGGTACACTCAGGATGGACATTGGATTTAATACTATCTTTGATAGAACTGATTTGGTCCGGTGTAAAGTTTAGGATTTGATGGTAGGTTTGTACTCTCTCATGATCAATAATAGAAACAATTTCATTATCCCATGTATAGTttagatatttttttattagaTCGGAGAGTATTATTCTGGGTAATTCGCTATTGTATGGCCTACAATCAATGTACGCAGTCATTGGATTAGCCAATTTCGATAGTTGAGCAAAATCTCGGGAATAGtcaaaaattgtttcaTCAAATATCACATCGGCGGAATGGTCGTGACTCATGTTAGCTGCTAGATcctgaaaaaagttgacaCAACTTATGCCATCCAAGGAGCAATGGTTACTTATCATGATCAATTTATTTGAAAGTAAACTGTCCTCCTTGCAGGGCAAACAGAGCAATCTCCAATTTGGTCTTTCCTTATGATGATATGGTATTTTTATTGATCCCACTAGCTCAATCACTTTGGCGGTGTATTCATACTCGTCTTC
It encodes the following:
- the ATF2 gene encoding alcohol O-acetyltransferase (similar to Saccharomyces cerevisiae ATF2 (YGR177C); ancestral locus Anc_5.184) is translated as MTLGVETELKSYEPHVTQELIDRAHARRMNQIEDYFAILQRQEMYRNFNLYAEFNKPLERKQLIWATRLTIMKYPILGHTIIPKDIPNHDLFYRSEEYYGGVHPDRDFIKVLDRLELSGLLINDQIEYRPLFQKIVEQYIEDEYEYTAKVIELVGSIKIPYHHKERPNWRLLCLPCKEDSLLSNKLIMISNHCSLDGISCVNFFQDLAANMSHDHSADVIFDETIFDYSRDFAQLSKLANPMTAYIDCRPYNSELPRIILSDLIKKYLNYTWDNEIVSIIDHERVQTYHQILNFTPDQISSIKDSIKSNVHPECTLTPFLQTCFVVALQKHGTFLKKRFREFGFDIALIKNLRTLLPDNADIRNEMRYSCSIGAQHYSYLISSFKVNYKDEKKFWSLVKYYYDTIQNNPRGFLHSIGLLMVDNIGEYMNIDKVVLKDYLKKKRGGALISNLGYHPQKLEQQYHVTDMVFSQTPGSLRFAIGMNAVTTNVKGLNIDLSIVRTAIPSRTEWGAFCDEFRKTVQNFTGI